A stretch of Kryptolebias marmoratus isolate JLee-2015 linkage group LG24, ASM164957v2, whole genome shotgun sequence DNA encodes these proteins:
- the babam1 gene encoding BRISC and BRCA1-A complex member 1, which produces METPEPGPADGEERPVELRPRTRSNPEGAEDRRSSTGSLGGNGNQNISQPAVGSRVEGEGEASTSDSPPSSITTTVSVAAAQAVAPAVVPAAAAAGPGAAAGAAVQLTTAAASAKERPKSTQPTLTTSIPPPAEYQIKVPRVNCPEKVIICLDLSEEMSLPKLESFNGSKTNALNISQKMIEMFVRTKHKIDKRHEFALVIINDDALWLSGFTSDPRELCSCLYDLETNVCESFNLEDLLNVIRQKIELPLMENIQTIPPPYVVRTVLIYSRHAGPLQFSPSEAVSKMLQSPYFFFDVIYLHNGMEEQGDETSWRDNYSSFCNLDSKGMCYRFEVSLSGPAIELHNCMAKLLAHPLQRPFQSHASYSLLEGDDPEDAVAMV; this is translated from the exons ATGGAGACACCAGAGCCAGGCCCAGCTGATGGAGAGGAGCGTCCAGTAGAGCTGCGACCTCGGACCCGCTCCAACCCCGAAGGTGCCGAGGACCGTCGCAGCAGCACAGGCAGCCTTGGAGGCAACGGCAACCAGAACATTTCTCAGCCTGCCGTGGGGAGTCGAGTGGAGGGGGAGGGCGAGGCCTCAACCAGCGACAGTCCTCCGAGCTCCATCACCACCACAGTGTCAGTGGCTGCAGCTCAGGCTGTAGCTCCTGCTGTGGttcctgctgctgccgccgctggTCCAGGAGCTGCTGCCGGTGCCGCAGTACAGCTGACCACTGCTGCTGCATCGGCTAAAGAAAGACCAAAGTCCACACAGCCCACCCTCACAACATCCATCCCCCCACCAGCTGAGTACCAGATCAAAGTTCCCCGCGTCAACTGCCCAGAGAAAGTG attatctGCTTAGATCTTTCTGAAGAGATGTCCTTACCAAAGTTGGAGTCTTTCAACGG ATCTAAAACAAATGCTCTTAACATATCCCAGAAGATGATTGAAATGTTTGTGAGAACAAAACATAAGATTGACAAACGGCACGAGTTTGCTTTGGTTATCATCAACGATGACGCCTTGTGG CTGTCAGGTTTCACATCTGATCCCAGGGAGCTGTGCAGCTGTCTGTATGACCTGGAAACCAATGTCTGCGAGTCTTTCA ACCTGGAGGATCTCCTTAATGTCAT TCGTCAGAAGATTGAGCTGCCGTTAATGGAGAACATCCAGACCATCCCTCCTCCATATGTGGTGCGCACCGTGCTCATCTACAGCCGCCATGCTGGACCTCTGCAGTTCAGCCCCTCTGAGGCTGTTAGT AAAATGCTGCAGTCTCCCTATTTTTTCTTCgatgtgatttatttacacaacGGGATGGAGGAGCAAGGAGATGAAACCAGCTGGAGG gaCAACTACTCTTCTTTCTGTAACTTGGACTCAAAGGGGATGTGTTACCGCTTCGAGGTCTCCCTGAGCGGACCCGCCATCGAGCTGCACAACTGCATGGCCAAGCTGCTGGCTCATCCGCTGCAGAGACCTTTCCAGAGCCACGCATCCTACAGCCTGCTGGAGGGGGACGACCCCGAGGACGCAGTGGCAATGGTTTAA
- the plvapb gene encoding plasmalemma vesicle associated protein b yields the protein MYSSSYSRAKLGLESREKLHKPKGKSCGYYMKIFLFFSSLIQSLIIVSLVLFLIYGQPEKTAEEQRVKELELGFNVLSENNVRLRKEKGELGAKLAAHTAEKAALEKVMLKLKTDVNNTEDLRKKVMACERDRFMANSKLAQCPSRPAHPPTVMSNNELKVLQSHNNQQRELINLLQLNFTQMVQDLRQERDSVLKNRDVYLGEATMLRRESSMLREQLSTYTRKCKEDFASSLIGIQTVTKKFLEKINNVFPPHLTFHLTCRGQNEQLEKIKSSCTNLSTDIENKFQLYLDNVGNTVTTIQFQSSQLEVQNKYLNITLQQCEHKHSEAVAKATKDLDLQQKRYDNEVERLLIEQNRLREEKLQIGRELQKLTPPNSKAGSPNTGSPQTAPQQVRSYGGTPGSSKTLTVG from the exons ATGTACAGCTCCAGCTACTCTCGGGCCAAGCTGGGCCTGGAGTCCAGGGAGAAGCTGCACAAACCGAAGGGGAAGAGCTGCGGCTACTACATGAagatctttttattcttttcatccCTCATCCAGTCGCTCATCATCGTCAGCCTGGTGCTTTTCCTCATCTATGGACAGCCGGAGAAAACTGCAGAGGAGCAAAGGGTCAAG GAGCTTGAGCTCGGCTTCAACGTGCTGAGCGAGAATAACGTGAGACTGAGGAAGGAGAAGGGCGAGCTCGGAGCAAAGCTGGCAGCTCACACTGCAGAAAAAGCTGCTCTGGAGAAAGTGATGTTGAAACTGAAAACCGATGTCAACAACACAGAAGACCTGAGGAAAAAAGTA atGGCCTGTGAGAGGGACCGTTTCATGGCAAACAGCAAGCTGGCACAATGCCCCAGCCGTCCGGCCCACCCTCCTACGGTCATGTCCAACA ATGAATTAAAGGTTTTGCAGAGTCACAACAATCAGCAGAGAGAGCTGATCAATCTCCTTCAGTTAAACTTCACTCAGATGGTTCAGGACCTGAGACAGGAGAGAGACAGTGTCCTGAAAAACAGAGACGTTTACCTCGGCGAGGCCACCATGCTGCGCAGAGAGAGCAGCATGCTGAGGGAGCAGCTCTCCACCTACACCAG gaAGTGCAAAGAGGACTTTGCTAGTTCTCTGATCGGGATCCAGACGGTGACTAAAAAGTTTCTGGAGAAGATCAACAACGTGTTTCCTCCCCACCTGACCTTTCACCTCACCTGTCGAGGCCAGAACGAGCAGCTGGAGAAGATAAAAAGCAGCTGCaccaacctctccacagacatAGAGAATAAGTTCCAGCTGTACCTGGACAACGTGGGCAACACT GTGACTACGATTCAGTTCCAGTCCAGCCAGCTGGAGGTGCAgaacaaatatttgaacatcACCCTGCAGCagtgtgaacacaaacacagtgaggCGGTTGCCAAGGCTACCAAAGATTTAGATCTCCAACAGAAGCGTTACGATAATGAA gTGGAGAGATTACTGATTGAGCAGAACCGACTGAGAGAGGAGAAACTTCAAATTGGCAGAGAGCTTCAGAAGCTGACGCCACCCAACAGTAAG GCTGGTTCTCCAAATACTGGTTCCCCGCAGACGGCACCACAGCAGGTCCGGTCCTATGGTGGCACACCCGGCAGCAGCAAAACCCTAACA gtgGGATAA
- the ushbp1 gene encoding colorectal mutant cancer protein: MEDSRRSRCNSLDTSSVFKKEVLNPGDYMTFDPEGSDPLMNLEPTPAEVAQCEAEVGILLNIIADLNKKMGSLKAPSEPGDLRSPSPSRPLVPDLLSHRLVRSSPDRNAASIVTSKHPLTNQGGGGVVWTKLEEVLSSVEDSISFRRTWAAPITATDHNKHKEHLRAAQENWAKATQILEEMEKEFGISCPLGMPKDQHLEDLLDAEKPETAPRSNMQEGLQRTQSSVCPSEEEKNKLTSLHKVWTSGSFSPSYRPPAGARSPDWASPSYPGSPLPYRRTSRAVKPLSLGDSLCPSPISLESETERLNRCIERLKARNERLTAALERRKGESEQISLKLNRLESDCSALQMALRYSEECEEAYSELLSLYEAKRQQNAPLQTDSAEPVGDRQQTDSPSTQLRKMGTEELSTSFSTIGVTEATQAQSHTKQRTPEPVDRKEALRQQIERLKKDRAAVCLPKRDLGAEGRPRSETCPTAGSRWTHVPKDNSRSPDNKREKASLFYELISVREEMSDLRALIRLKEKELRCLEWSLMGQKTQEAAGVFIPESLREEVEDRKTEQQRFCENAAKVGSDGEINPLTRPILKELQAVLQREQALKKRLGMIHDSLSTALSDGSPNRKDNAEQIARLTQAHSKALSSYRQIRRKYREQVWRLEQKVAAMMEGQHNQSEAAKDPEEAVEWKREETVL, from the exons ATGGAG GACTCCAGACGGAGCAGATGTAACAGCCTAGACACcagctcagtgtttaaaaaggaGGTGCTGAACCCTGGCGACtacatgacctttgaccctgaggGTTCTGACCCTCTGATGAACCTGGAGCCCACACCAGCGGAGGTGGCTCAGTGTGAGGCTGAAGTGGGCATCCTGCTCAACATCATTGCTGATCTGAACAAGAAGATGGGCTCACTAAAGGCTCCGAG TGAACCAGGCGACCTGAGATCACCAAGTCCATCCAGGCCTCTGGTTCCAGACCTTCTGTCTCATCGGCTGGTCAGAAGCAGCCCAGACAGGAACGCTGCATCCATCGTCACATCTAAACATCCACTGACCAACCAAG GAGGCGGTGGCGTCGTCTGGACAAAACTGGAGGAGGTTTTATCATCAGTGGAAGACTCCATCAGCTTCAGGAGGACGTGGGCCGCTCCAATCACAGCCACTgatcacaacaaacacaaagagcaccTGAGAGCAGCTCAGGAAAACTGGGCTAAAGCCACTCAG ATActggaggagatggagaaggAGTTTGGGATCTCGTGTCCATTAGGCATGCCGAAGGACCAGCACCTGGAGGACTTGCTGGATGCAGAAAAACCTGAGACTGCTCCGAGAAGCAACATGCAGGAGGGGCTGCAGAGAACACAAAGCTCAGTCTGTCcatcagaggaggagaaaaacaag CTGACGAGCCTCCACAAGGTCTGGACGTCTGGCAGTTTCTCTCCATCCTACCGACCTCCTGCTGGGGCTCGCAGTCCAGACTGGGCTTCTCCTTCCTACCCTGGTTCACCTTTACCCTACAGAAGGACGTCCCGAGCCGTGAAACCCCTGTCTTTGGGTGACAGTCTGTGTCCCAGCCCCATCAGTCTGGAGTCGGAAACAGAGCGGCTGAACAG ATGCATTGAGAGGCTGAAGGCCAGAAATGAACGTCTGACTGCAGCTCTGGAGCGAAGGAAAGGAGAGTCGGAGCAGATCAGCCTGAAACTAAACCGACTGGAGTCTGACTGCTCAGCCCTGCAGATGGCTCTCAGATACAG TGAGGAGTGTGAGGAGGCCTACAGTGAGCTACTGTCACTTTATGAGGCCAAAAGGCAGCAAAACGCTCCTCTGCAGACAGACTCAGCAG agCCAGTCGGTGACAGGCAGCAGACTGACAGTCCATCAACTCAGCTCAGGAAAATGGGAACTGAAGAGTTGTCCACCTCCTTCTCCACAATAGGAGTCACAGAGGCAACGCAAGCACAAAGTCATACAAAGCAGAG AACACCTGAACCAGTGGACCGGAAAGAAGCTCTCCGGCAACAAATCGAGCGCCTGAAGAAGGACCGAGCAGCCGTTTGTCTGCCTAAGCGTGATCTGGGAGCAGAGGGCAGGCCACGCTCAGAAACGTGTCCGACAGCTGGGTCAAGATGGACCCATGTGCCAAAGGACAACAGCAGATCTCCTGACAACAAGAGGGAGAAAGCTTCCCTCTTTTATGAACTTATCTCAGTCAGG GAGGAGATGTCCGATCTGCGAGCTCTGATCCGCCTGAAGGAGAAGGAGCTGAGGTGTCTCGAGTGGAGTTTAATGGGTCAAAAGACGCAGGAAGCAGCTGGAGTTTTTATCCCAGAAAGTCtcagagaggaggtggaggataGAAAGACCGAACAACAG AGATTTTGTGAGAACGCTGCTAAAGTTGGCAGCGACGGAGAAATCAATCCTCTAACCAGACCCATTCTGAAGGAGCTACAGGCAGTTCTACAGAG GGAACAAGCACTGAAGAAGAGGCTGGGTATGATTCATGACTCTCTGAGCACAGCTCTGTCGGACGGCTCCCCCAACAGGAAGGACAACGCAGAGCAGATCGCTCGCCTCACACAAGCTCACAG CAAAGCCTTGAGCTCGTACCGGCAGATTCGCAGGAAGTACCGGGAGCAGGTGTGGAGGCTGGAGCAGAAGGTGGCAGCCATGATGGAGGGTCAACACAACCAGAGTGAGGCAGCCAAAGATCCAGAGGAAGCTGTGGAGTGGAAGCGGGAGGAGACTGTTTTATAA